Proteins from one Acidiphilium multivorum AIU301 genomic window:
- the bcsS gene encoding cellulose biosynthesis protein BcsS — MKSASLRRTARRATRAGIVTCISTIAITATARAAPHTNLFIAGGQYANSSQSAYLGAILPLPGGTLGKGFFVSPFAGWNRYTFQKNGQSFTGSEPSASVAIGHAWDEPDFNLSLSVAGGYSNTTVTPYAPKGSFHGGQWFAEPEIYAQLKLPAGATATVNGGYLTGMRSYWSSAYLLVPVSPSIAIGPEADFGGGINYRSRTFALRVADKLTSSLDVDLSAGATTNLPGPYHPYVALNLSVPFR; from the coding sequence ATGAAATCCGCAAGTTTGCGCCGCACCGCGCGGCGCGCGACCAGGGCCGGGATCGTCACCTGCATCTCGACCATCGCGATCACCGCAACCGCGCGGGCCGCCCCGCACACGAACCTGTTCATCGCCGGCGGCCAGTATGCCAACTCGTCGCAGAGCGCGTATCTCGGCGCGATCCTGCCATTGCCGGGCGGAACGCTGGGCAAGGGGTTCTTCGTCTCGCCGTTCGCCGGCTGGAACCGCTACACCTTCCAGAAGAACGGGCAGAGCTTCACCGGAAGCGAGCCGTCCGCGAGTGTCGCCATCGGCCACGCCTGGGACGAGCCGGATTTCAACCTGAGCCTTTCGGTAGCCGGCGGGTATTCGAATACCACCGTGACGCCCTATGCGCCGAAGGGATCGTTCCACGGCGGCCAGTGGTTCGCGGAGCCGGAAATCTATGCCCAGCTCAAGCTTCCGGCCGGGGCCACGGCAACCGTGAACGGCGGCTACCTGACCGGCATGCGGAGCTACTGGAGCAGCGCCTACCTGCTGGTGCCGGTTTCGCCCTCGATCGCGATCGGGCCCGAGGCCGATTTCGGCGGCGGCATCAACTATCGTTCCCGCACCTTCGCGCTGCGCGTTGCCGACAAGCTGACCAGTTCCCTCGATGTCGATCTGTCCGCCGGCGCGACGACGAACCTTCCGGGTCCGTATCACCCGTATGTCGCCCTGAATCTCAGCGTGCCGTTCCGGTAA
- a CDS encoding cellulose biosynthesis cyclic di-GMP-binding regulatory protein BcsB, with translation MPCPDRPGHGLPARFQPARWAAGLALALPLCCQPAQARLEHRQSEVRSGAGIPATAISHPLAWYDRDRAPIVLKGRSASGDITFQVADHREVSAAELHLLGTNSASLIGGASQLLVLLNGSPLKQIPLDGSSPTIDRTIGIPPGDLRDGTNQLTLSVTQKAAQGCEAFDDPALWTRISPKSQLSMSYRRDSVPLTLASLKSSFMSWQPDTSHIFVLYDPALARAPEPIMAIARSVARADAMRAVSFVARPLDRVGKAVAQTSAATVIILKLENGAAAGSGLDAATLSIARNPVGGVVMTIAAETPRALTGAARLIGRPGTVWPNEQSAVIRIPAATGHMQSPHAPAASPTDISFRATGLPTQTEHGRSSQFAPVTFWNPNWDSHAILYLHMAYSAGGGAGSMIQALVNGKMVNTIPLTNPDGGTYPDYKLLVPQDALKVGRNRLVLKPVFHMQHAAASACVANDFGHNLAVTVFSDSHLTIIGGAPVDKDDLAAMTTGVYPLRTIAIASPSPAAISAAATLGAKLAQVTPDQPLNLVLEPHPAAKPGVLVVGAVSRLPEQLLSASGISLVGGSPAVKEPSGRTPHVPDAADLDDVTAWLGRIFGNRAESAPTGKTGHGQAADATVQGFGNAAIMAVADAPAVPDAPGRLAPAIVLTAKSDAGLAQAMGKLVHTATWRQISGQAIVVAPAKSELQVLPAENVPIGPSARLGFLATRNPLTTVLAVLGTLVILILLVRTFVTLRRRRLHPSVKGVDER, from the coding sequence ATGCCCTGCCCAGATCGGCCCGGTCATGGGCTGCCTGCCCGCTTCCAGCCCGCACGCTGGGCTGCCGGACTGGCGCTGGCGCTGCCACTCTGCTGCCAACCCGCTCAGGCGCGCCTCGAACACCGCCAGAGCGAGGTCCGGTCCGGGGCAGGCATTCCCGCGACGGCGATTTCCCATCCGCTGGCCTGGTATGACCGCGATCGGGCCCCGATCGTCCTGAAGGGACGCTCGGCTTCGGGCGACATCACGTTCCAGGTGGCCGATCATCGGGAGGTTTCGGCCGCCGAGCTGCATCTTCTCGGCACCAATTCCGCATCGCTGATCGGTGGCGCCTCGCAATTGCTGGTGCTGCTGAACGGCTCGCCGCTGAAACAGATCCCGCTCGACGGCTCGTCGCCGACGATCGACCGGACCATCGGCATTCCACCCGGCGATCTGCGGGATGGAACGAACCAGCTCACCCTGTCGGTCACGCAAAAGGCGGCGCAGGGCTGCGAGGCGTTCGATGACCCCGCGCTGTGGACACGGATTTCGCCGAAGTCGCAACTGTCGATGAGCTACCGGCGGGACTCGGTTCCCCTCACCCTCGCCAGCCTGAAGTCGAGCTTCATGTCGTGGCAGCCGGATACGTCCCACATATTCGTCCTCTACGATCCCGCGCTCGCGCGCGCGCCGGAACCGATCATGGCGATCGCGCGGTCGGTGGCGCGGGCCGACGCGATGCGCGCGGTGTCCTTCGTCGCGCGGCCGCTCGACCGGGTCGGCAAGGCCGTGGCGCAGACATCGGCCGCGACCGTGATCATCCTCAAGCTGGAGAACGGAGCGGCCGCCGGCAGCGGGCTCGACGCCGCGACGCTGTCGATCGCCCGCAATCCGGTCGGTGGGGTCGTGATGACCATTGCCGCGGAAACGCCCCGCGCCCTTACCGGCGCGGCCCGGCTGATCGGGCGGCCCGGAACGGTCTGGCCGAACGAACAGAGCGCCGTCATCCGCATTCCGGCCGCCACCGGCCACATGCAGAGCCCGCACGCGCCGGCAGCCAGCCCGACCGATATCAGCTTCCGCGCCACCGGCCTGCCGACACAGACCGAACACGGCCGCAGCAGCCAGTTCGCGCCGGTGACATTCTGGAATCCCAACTGGGACAGCCACGCGATCCTGTATCTCCACATGGCCTATTCGGCCGGTGGCGGGGCGGGGTCGATGATCCAGGCGCTGGTCAACGGGAAAATGGTCAACACGATTCCGCTGACCAATCCCGATGGCGGCACCTATCCCGATTACAAGCTGCTGGTTCCGCAGGATGCCCTGAAGGTGGGGCGGAACCGCCTGGTGCTGAAGCCGGTCTTTCACATGCAGCACGCGGCGGCCTCTGCCTGCGTCGCCAATGATTTCGGTCACAACCTGGCGGTGACGGTGTTCTCGGACAGCCACCTGACCATCATCGGCGGCGCGCCGGTCGACAAGGACGATCTCGCGGCGATGACCACGGGCGTGTATCCCCTGCGCACGATCGCGATCGCCTCTCCCTCTCCGGCGGCGATCTCCGCCGCCGCCACCCTCGGTGCGAAGCTGGCCCAGGTCACGCCGGATCAGCCGCTGAACCTCGTGCTTGAACCCCACCCCGCCGCGAAGCCGGGGGTGCTGGTCGTCGGCGCGGTCTCGCGGCTGCCGGAGCAACTTCTGTCGGCGAGCGGCATATCGCTCGTGGGCGGCTCGCCCGCCGTGAAGGAGCCCTCCGGCCGGACGCCGCATGTTCCCGACGCGGCGGACCTGGACGACGTGACCGCGTGGCTGGGCCGCATCTTCGGCAACAGGGCCGAAAGCGCGCCCACCGGCAAGACCGGCCACGGCCAGGCCGCCGACGCGACGGTGCAGGGCTTCGGCAATGCCGCGATCATGGCGGTCGCCGACGCTCCCGCGGTGCCCGATGCGCCGGGGCGGCTCGCTCCCGCCATCGTGCTGACGGCGAAGAGCGATGCCGGGCTGGCGCAGGCGATGGGCAAGCTGGTCCACACCGCGACATGGCGGCAGATTTCCGGCCAGGCGATCGTGGTCGCGCCGGCCAAGAGCGAGTTGCAGGTCCTGCCGGCGGAGAACGTGCCGATCGGGCCTTCCGCGCGGCTCGGCTTCCTCGCCACACGCAATCCCCTGACCACCGTATTGGCCGTGCTTGGCACGCTGGTGATCCTGATCCTGCTGGTCCGGACCTTCGTGACGCTCAGGCGGCGGCGGCTGCACCCCTCAGTAAAAGGAGTCGACGAGCGATGA
- a CDS encoding response regulator transcription factor: MRLLIFGKTFDRHDSLNSFIKSKLAVIDETADVDEAVDLTHHYEYEAVVMRVFDTYRIEFDLIRRLRKSGFRAPIVAVANTLAESARLHILEAGVDDLIVGAPSYEETFLRIQNHIRRNRGFQDSSLSVGNIEVNMNAKKVFVGAREVAVTKKEYQIIELLALRKGCVLSKEAILDHLYGGLDEPNAKIIDVFICKIRKKLLAADGQDVLVTNWGRGYMMADQRPQNMVQTVTAPGIQARIKTTASLAVA; this comes from the coding sequence ATGCGGCTTCTCATTTTTGGTAAAACGTTCGACAGGCACGACAGCCTGAACAGCTTCATCAAGTCGAAACTCGCCGTCATCGACGAGACGGCAGACGTCGACGAAGCGGTCGATCTCACCCATCATTACGAATATGAAGCGGTGGTGATGCGGGTCTTCGATACCTACAGGATCGAGTTCGACCTGATCCGCCGCCTGCGGAAATCCGGATTTCGCGCCCCGATCGTGGCGGTCGCCAACACGCTGGCCGAGTCCGCCCGCCTGCATATTCTTGAGGCCGGGGTCGACGATCTCATCGTCGGCGCTCCCTCATACGAGGAAACGTTCCTGCGCATCCAGAATCATATACGCAGGAACCGGGGCTTCCAGGACTCTTCACTTTCCGTTGGCAATATCGAGGTCAACATGAATGCGAAGAAGGTCTTTGTCGGCGCCCGCGAAGTCGCCGTCACGAAGAAGGAGTATCAGATCATCGAACTCCTCGCGCTGCGCAAGGGCTGCGTTCTGAGCAAGGAAGCGATCCTCGATCATCTGTACGGCGGCCTCGACGAACCGAACGCCAAGATCATCGACGTGTTCATCTGCAAGATCCGCAAGAAGCTGCTTGCCGCAGACGGCCAGGACGTGCTCGTCACCAACTGGGGACGCGGCTATATGATGGCCGACCAGCGCCCCCAGAACATGGTTCAGACGGTGACCGCGCCGGGCATCCAAGCCAGGATCAAGACGACTGCAAGCCTTGCAGTCGCTTGA